One window of the Rhodococcus sovatensis genome contains the following:
- a CDS encoding MBL fold metallo-hydrolase, with protein MSVGKGPTQIGDGIWAFLWEPGGWGQTNTGLLVDPGSASMVIDTVWDVDRAERTAAETAALVRDAPITEVVNTHSDGDHWWGNDTVPADARITTSSASLHAMKEETPPSGVHAFASLGALVRWVPGPVGAMGGYMNRVRGGATFPRKTPRMPDHTFDVTETIAVGGREVQLRYLGPAHTVGDLVAHVPDAGVVFTGDLLFIGSTPILWHGPLGNWIDALDHLLSLDAKVYVPGHGPVCGTTEIAALRDYWNWADTAGREHFDAGVEAPHAARNMMRSKEFEQFAAWDSPERLILSMSTLYRLWEGKPAAPPTLARRARAFAAAGAFLRE; from the coding sequence ATGAGTGTGGGGAAGGGACCGACGCAGATCGGCGACGGCATCTGGGCGTTTCTGTGGGAGCCGGGGGGCTGGGGGCAGACCAACACCGGTCTTCTCGTCGATCCTGGTTCGGCGTCGATGGTGATCGATACGGTATGGGACGTCGACCGTGCAGAGCGGACGGCAGCCGAGACTGCGGCATTGGTACGCGACGCGCCGATCACCGAAGTCGTCAACACGCATTCCGACGGAGATCACTGGTGGGGCAACGACACCGTCCCGGCCGACGCTCGGATCACGACGAGTTCGGCGTCGCTGCACGCGATGAAGGAAGAGACGCCGCCGTCGGGAGTGCACGCGTTCGCTTCGCTGGGGGCGCTCGTGAGGTGGGTGCCAGGACCCGTCGGTGCGATGGGCGGCTATATGAACCGTGTCCGAGGCGGCGCCACCTTCCCTCGGAAGACACCGAGGATGCCGGACCACACCTTCGACGTGACCGAGACGATCGCCGTCGGTGGCAGGGAGGTGCAGCTGAGGTATCTCGGTCCGGCGCACACCGTCGGAGACCTCGTCGCGCACGTGCCCGACGCCGGCGTCGTGTTCACCGGCGACCTGTTGTTCATCGGGTCCACGCCGATCCTGTGGCACGGTCCGCTCGGCAACTGGATCGACGCCCTCGACCACCTGCTGTCTCTCGACGCGAAGGTGTACGTGCCGGGACACGGTCCGGTGTGTGGAACGACCGAGATCGCCGCGTTGCGTGACTACTGGAACTGGGCGGACACGGCCGGCCGCGAACACTTCGATGCGGGCGTCGAGGCACCCCACGCGGCTCGAAACATGATGCGGTCGAAGGAGTTCGAGCAGTTCGCTGCATGGGACTCGCCGGAGCGGCTCATCCTGAGCATGTCGACGTTGTATCGATTGTGGGAGGGCAAGCCAGCGGCGCCGCCGACCCTGGCTCGACGAGCGCGGGCTTTCGCAGCAGCCGGGGCGTTCCTTCGAGAGTGA